A stretch of Vibrio maritimus DNA encodes these proteins:
- a CDS encoding carbohydrate porin, whose translation MEKTALSKALFIAGVAAISSMPALAEKPTSDFEFHGYFRAGAFTSAKENFKQHQWGGQKETLGRLGLEADDFWELAFMQRWDWEKTEDSDGKSVRINARLGQDNPNGNGSNGYANIDGKATGLIESFVEFDGVTNTGTLWGGQRYYGRDNYIFMTDFFYTDYSGTGIGVKGTELGGGLWDFAYIASNNSVGDNEMLNAFHVRADYGQWRIEGMAKQMGENVNGDEFAKSGFEGHVQYSPSNFFGFGNGFSKVGVQYGQGLGGSTMLGRTFTNYNAYSPGGVGFIDGSTEQTLMSAVKDGDRTVRAQAYGGYIGENWLFFPAVGYEQTSYEDNVDDFSYWYAMVRPVYTMPSIDDFAIAAEFGYTDNSANRDNGGNATYKATIAPTWTVGTGFGPAPEIRLLATYLKGNPGVSSNAGEDDHDFIVGVQVDMWW comes from the coding sequence ATGGAAAAAACAGCATTAAGCAAAGCTCTATTTATTGCAGGAGTGGCTGCAATATCTTCAATGCCAGCTTTAGCCGAAAAACCAACCTCAGATTTTGAATTTCACGGTTATTTCCGTGCAGGTGCATTCACTAGTGCCAAAGAAAATTTCAAACAGCACCAATGGGGTGGGCAAAAGGAGACATTGGGGCGTTTAGGCTTAGAAGCTGACGATTTCTGGGAGCTGGCGTTTATGCAGCGCTGGGACTGGGAAAAAACGGAAGACTCAGACGGTAAAAGTGTTCGTATCAACGCGCGTCTAGGTCAGGACAACCCTAATGGCAATGGTAGTAACGGCTATGCGAATATCGATGGTAAAGCGACAGGTCTGATCGAATCATTCGTTGAATTTGATGGTGTAACGAACACGGGTACACTTTGGGGCGGTCAGCGTTACTACGGTCGTGACAACTATATCTTCATGACTGACTTCTTCTACACTGATTATTCCGGTACTGGTATCGGTGTTAAAGGTACTGAATTAGGTGGTGGCCTATGGGACTTTGCCTATATCGCTAGTAACAACTCAGTTGGTGACAACGAGATGCTAAATGCTTTCCACGTTCGTGCAGACTATGGTCAATGGCGTATCGAAGGTATGGCAAAACAGATGGGTGAAAACGTGAACGGCGATGAGTTCGCGAAATCTGGTTTCGAAGGTCACGTTCAATACTCTCCTTCTAACTTCTTTGGCTTTGGAAACGGCTTCTCTAAAGTCGGTGTTCAATACGGTCAAGGTCTGGGTGGTTCAACCATGCTAGGTCGTACATTTACCAACTATAACGCATACAGTCCAGGCGGCGTTGGCTTCATTGATGGTTCGACTGAGCAAACATTGATGTCTGCAGTAAAAGACGGTGATAGAACAGTTCGCGCACAAGCATACGGTGGCTATATCGGTGAAAACTGGTTGTTCTTCCCTGCTGTGGGTTACGAACAAACATCGTATGAAGACAACGTAGATGACTTCTCATACTGGTATGCAATGGTTCGCCCTGTTTACACCATGCCTTCTATTGATGACTTCGCAATCGCAGCTGAATTTGGCTACACCGACAACAGTGCGAACCGCGACAATGGCGGCAATGCGACTTATAAAGCAACCATCGCTCCAACATGGACAGTAGGTACTGGATTCGGTCCAGCTCCAGAAATCCGTCTATTGGCGACATACCTTAAAGGTAACCCTGGCGTTTCTTCAAACGCTGGTGAAGACGACCACGATTTTATCGTAGGTGTTCAAGTGGACATGTGGTGGTAA
- a CDS encoding MalM family protein, whose translation MKRVFLAAVVASLIGCTSSQVQTSESSPLGITELSRQKDCCTTLSKVGYEPITKSGDLTAVIDTNSEKVGLVSGVSYVKGYELPVFDGEANLEVISLVGNQVFVPSILILDNEYKALDVLSSSDLSYRNSGIMYSTHYAMEKTISQKYPNEKSPRYLVIFTTDKDLKDSTLVKPSSDSAIRSGSVEANLAANTEWNIPHAAVGTVELELDYSGPAVRQESKQQQQDREAALAAVVVTDQQSVMDTEFVELFDDRIRAAVRAGEFDRALDIMKQAEKQGSPTARETFVEAMKKFEG comes from the coding sequence ATGAAACGTGTGTTTTTAGCTGCCGTCGTCGCGTCTTTGATAGGATGTACGTCTTCACAAGTTCAAACTAGTGAATCTAGCCCTTTAGGCATTACCGAGCTAAGTCGTCAAAAGGATTGTTGTACCACGCTGAGTAAAGTGGGTTATGAACCTATTACCAAATCGGGTGATCTCACCGCGGTGATTGATACCAACTCAGAGAAAGTGGGTTTAGTAAGTGGAGTTAGTTACGTGAAAGGCTATGAACTCCCAGTTTTTGATGGAGAGGCAAACTTAGAGGTTATCTCTCTGGTTGGTAATCAAGTCTTTGTCCCATCGATCCTTATTTTAGACAATGAATACAAAGCACTGGATGTACTCTCTAGTTCGGATTTGAGCTATCGCAACAGTGGAATTATGTACTCTACACACTACGCGATGGAAAAAACGATTTCCCAAAAATACCCGAATGAGAAGTCCCCCCGTTACTTGGTCATTTTCACCACGGATAAAGACCTTAAGGACTCTACACTAGTTAAACCTTCAAGTGACTCTGCAATTCGATCTGGAAGTGTAGAAGCAAATCTTGCGGCTAACACGGAGTGGAATATCCCACATGCAGCCGTTGGAACTGTGGAGCTTGAGCTCGACTATTCTGGTCCCGCAGTAAGACAAGAGTCAAAACAACAGCAGCAAGACCGAGAAGCGGCACTCGCTGCCGTAGTGGTTACAGATCAGCAATCGGTGATGGATACAGAGTTCGTTGAGTTGTTCGATGACAGAATTCGCGCAGCCGTTCGAGCCGGTGAGTTTGATCGTGCTTTGGATATAATGAAACAAGCCGAAAAGCAGGGATCGCCCACGGCAAGAGAGACGTTTGTTGAAGCGATGAAGAAGTTTGAAGGCTAG